The window GGGGAACCCCTTGTTTACGCAGCGTTAACATGACACGCTTAATCCAGATGACCAAGGGGGCCCACAGGGCCCCTTTTTTATGAAGCCTCTAGTGAATAATTTCACAAAGGCATTTCAACGAGTGCCCAAGAAATGGAGTGACTGATAAGCATGGATTGGCGTAACCGCGCAGCGTGCCTTGACAAGGACCCGGAGCTTTTCTTCCCCGTCGGAAATACCGGTCCTGCTCTCCTGCAGATCGAGGAAGCCAAAAGTGTTTGCCGTCGATGCCCCGTGGTCGACACGTGCCTGCAGTGGGCCCTCGAGTCCGGACAGGACGCCGGTGTATGGGGGGGCATGAGCGAGGACGAACGCCGCGCGCTCAAGCGCCGCGCTGCCCGGGCCCGCCGCGCCTCCTGACCCCGCGTTCCTGATTCACCGTCTGGAAAGGAATGGCCGCAGACCTAGGTCTGCGGCCATTCTTCGTTAAGCCCGCCAGCGGTACCCCGCCAACAGGGGCCGGCCAGCTACCGTTTGGCCAGGCTCAGGACAATCTGGACGGCCGTCCCGCCACCGTCCCTGGCTTTCCACTGAATGCTGCCACCGAGTTCGCTGGTCACCAGGGTGCGGACGATCTGCAGGCCGAGTCCCTCCACATAGGGTGTGGCGGGGATGCCAACGCCGTCGTCCGCCACGGTCACGGTCAGCAGTTCATCGCCGTCCTCGCTCTCTGACCGGGCCGCGGCCAGCCAGACGGTTCCGGTTCGCCCCTCCAAGCCATGTTCGACGGCGTTTGTCACCAGTTCGTTGATGACCAACGCCAGCGGAGTGGCGAAGTCACTTGGCAGATCGCCGAAGAGTCCGGACCGCTCAGTCCTGACCTGCTGCGACGGTGACGCAACCTCGGCGGAGAGGCGGAACTGGCGCCCGATAAGCTCGTCAAAGTCGACGCTCTGGGTCAGGCCCTGGGACAGCGTCTCATGCACGAGGGCGATCGTGGCCACACGCCGCATCGCCTGTTCAAGTCCCTGTTTGGCCTCGTCGCTGACCATGCGCCGGGACTGCATGCGCAACAGCGCGGCAACGGTTTGCAGATTGTTTTTCACCCGGTGATGAATTTCCCGGATGGTGGCGTCCTTGGTAACGAGTTCCATTTCCCGGCGCCGCAGCTCGCTGACATCCCGGCAAAGCACCAGCGCGCCGAACCGGTGCTGCTCATCGCGGAGCGGGATCGCCCGCAGCGACAGGCTGACCCCGCGGGACTCGATTTCGCTGCGCCACGGCATGCGTCCGGTGACCACCAGCGGCAGGGTCTCGTCCACCAGGCGGCGGTCCTTCAGCAGGCCGGCCGTGACCTCGGCCAGGCTTCGGCCCTCGAGGGACTCGCCGTCGCCGAGCCGCCGGAACGCGGAAACCCCGTTGGGGCTCGCGTACTGGACGATTCCCTCGGCATCGAGCCGGATCAAACCGTCACCGACGCGGGGGGCGCCGCGGCGCGAACCGGTAGGCGAGGCGAAGTCCGGCCACAGCCCCAACGTTCCCATCCGCAACAGGTCGTAGGCGCATTGCCGGTACGTCAGCTCCAGCCGGGACGGCATGCGGGAGCTTGAGAGATCCATGTGGGTGGTGACGATGGCGAGCGTCCGGCCATTGCGGACCATTGGCACGGCCTCGACCCGGAGGGCCATGTCGCTGCTCCAGTTGGTCTCGTTGGAGCGCTCAATCGTCCGGCTTTCCCACGCTTTGTCAACGAGCGGTTGCAGGTCCGACCGGATCCCCTCCCCCACGAAGTCGGCGTGGAACACCGTGTGCGAGGTGGAGGGACGGACGTGGGCAAGGGCTACGTAGCCGAACTCGGGGTGCGGAAACCACAGCGCCAGGTCCGCGAACGCCAGGTCGGCGACCATCTGCCAGTCGCCGACCAGGAGGTGCAGCCACTCGGCATCCCCCGGCCCAAAATCAGCATGCTCCCTGATAGGGTCCGTAAAGATTGCCACAGCACCTCCATTTGCAAACGCCGGCAGCAGCTGGCGCTGCCTAGCGTCGAACGATTGACCTCAAGAGCCTCAATGCTACCGACAGCGAGGCCATGTCATCGGCCTCGAGGGCATTGACCTCGTCGAACATGCTCCTGGCACGGTCCAACTGCTCAACATTCTGGCTTTCCCACGCCAGGAGGCGTTCCTCCGCCGGCATCTCCTGAGGTGACGACTCCAAAACCGCCTTCGTCATATCGGACACGGTGGAGTAGAGATCATCACGCAGGGCCGCCCTGGCCAGGGCCTGCCAGCGGTCCTCCCGAGGCAGTTTGGTGATGCGCTCCAGCAGGGAGTCGGCGTGGAAACGGTTGAATACCGCGTAGTAGACATGGGCGATGTTCTCGACCGGTTCCGGGCTCGCATGGACGATCTTGGCGACGTCGAGCAACACAAAGCTCTCGAACAGTTCAGCCCACCGGTGTGCCAGATCTTCGGGAACGTCCCAGCTACGCGCCTTTTCCAGCCATTCGGCCACGCGGTCACGGTCCTGGCCGCGCAGGTAATCCAGCAGGCGTGACCGCATGGGATCCATCAGGGGTTTGAACTCGGCCACGGTCTCGGCGATAGGCCGGGAGGCGTTGCTCTGGCTCAGGATCCACCGTACCGCCCGGTCCAGAAGCCGGCGGATATCCAGGTGAATGGTGCTCCAGTGCTCCGTCGGGAACGACGCGGGCAGCTCGTTCAGCTCCCCCACCATGATGTCCAGTTCGTAGACTTCACGAAGTGCCACGAAAGCCTTGGCGACTGCGGCCTCAGTGGCGGAGGTTTCCTCCATGGCGCGGAACGCGAAGGTGATGCCGCCCATGTTGATCATGTCGTTTGCCACGACGGTCGCGATGATTTCGCGGCGCAGCGGGTGGGTGTCCAGGTCTGCATCGAACCTGTCCCGCAGCTGCTGCGGGAAGTAGGCCCGCAGGGTCGCCCGGAACCAGGGGTCCTCGGCGAGGTCGCTGTCCCGAAGCGCCGAGGCGAGTTCGATCTTGGCGTAGGCCGCCAGCACGGACAGCTCAGGCGAGGTCAGGCCCTGCCCCTGCTCCAGCCGCTCGCGGAGCGTCTCTGTAGTGGGCAGCGCCTCCAGGTCCCGCTTGAGGTCCGCCGATTTCTCCAGCCAGTCCATGAGGCGCTCGTAGCTTGGGCTCCACTCGGAAACCCGCATCCGGTCATTGAGCAGCAGGATGTTCTGATCGATGTTGTCCTCGAGCACCAGCCGGCCGACCTCGTCGGTCATCGAAGCCAGGAACTCCGACCGCTCCGCAGGATCGAGTTTCCCCGCGGCGACCATCCGGTCAACGAAAATCTTGATATTGACCTCGTGGTCCGAGCAGTCCACACCAGCGGAGTTGTCGATCGCGTCGGTGTTCAAGATGACACCCTGCAGGGCCGCCTCGATCCGGCCACGCTGGGTCATGCCCAGGTTGCCACCCTCGCCAACCACCTTGACGCGCAGGTCGCAGCCGTCGACCCGGATGGAGTCGTTGGCCTTGTCGCCCACCTCGGAATGGGTTTCCGTGCCGGCCTTGACGTACGTGCCGATGCCGCCGTTGTAGAGCAGATCGGCCGGAGCGAGCAGGATGGCGCGCAACAGTTCGGGCGGGCTGAGCTTCGTGGTGCCTTCCGGCAATCCGAGCGCGTACCTGACCTGCTCCGAGACCGGAATCGATTTCGCCTGACGGGCGAAGACGCCGCCACCCTGGCTGATCAGGGACTTGTTGTAATCGTCCCAGGACGAACGGGGCAGCTCGAAGAGCCGCTGGCGTTCGTCGAAGGAAACAGCCTCGTCGGGGGTGGGATCCAGGAAGATGTGCCGGTGGTCAAAGGCCGCGAGCAGCCGGATGTGCTTGGAGAGCAGCATCCCGTTGCCGAAGACGTCGCCGGACATGTCACCGACGCCCACCACAGTGAAGGGCTCGGACTGGGTGTCCAGGTCAAGCTCGCTGAAGTGCCGTTTGACGGATTCCCAGGCCCCGCGGGCGGTGATGCCCATCGCTTTGTGGTCGTACCCGACCGACCCGCCTGAGGCGAAGGCGTCGCCGAGCCAGAACCCGTACTCCTTGGCCAGCCCGTTGGCGATGTCGGAGAAGGACGCGGTCCCCTTATCGGCCGCGACGACGAGGTAGGAATCATCGTCGTCATGCCGTACGACGTCGGCCGGTGGCACCAGCCGTTCGCCCTCCGGCATTGTCACGAGATTGTCGGTGACGTCCAGGAGCCCGCGGATGAACGTCTTGTAGCTTTCGATGCCCTCAGCCATCCATGCGGAACGGTCCGAGGCCGGGTCCGGGAGCTGCTTGGCGTAGAACCCGCCCTTGGCTCCGGTGGGCACAATCACGGCGTTCTTGACAGTTTGGGCTTTGACCAGGCCCAGGATTTCGGTGCGGAAGTCCTCACGCCGGTCCGACCAGCGCAGCCCGCCGCGTGCCACCTTGCCGAAACGCAGATGCACACCCTCGACCCGGGGCGAATAAACCCAGATTTCAAACATGGGAGTCGGGAACGGCAGTCCTTCAATGACTGACGGGTCCAGCTTAAGGCTCAGATGCGCCTTGTTCTGGTAATGGTTTGTCCGCAGTGTGGCCTGAATCAGGTTCTTGAAGGTCCGCAGCACCCTGTCGGCATCCAGCGTTGCGACCTGTTCGATCGCTGCGTCGAGGGCGGTGAGGACTTCCTCCTGCTTTGCCTGGCGGGCGTCGGAGCTCAGCGCGGGATCGAAGCGGACTTCAAAAAGGTCATTCAAGCCGCGGTTGACCGCAGGGTTGGCCAGCAAGGTGTCGGCGAGGAATCCGTAGGAGTTGGTGTTGCCCATTTGCCGCATGTATTTGGCGTAGGCCCGCAGCACCACCACCTGGCGCCAGTGCATTCCCTCCCGCAGGACCAGCCGGTCGAAGCTGTCCGACTCCACGGCTCCGGAGACCGCGGCGCTGAAGGAGTCGGCCAGAAGCTGACCGGTTTCGAGAGGGTCCACCCCTGCGGGGTACTTCAGGCCGAGGTCATATAGGAAAAAGTCGCGGTGGTCTGCGGTCTCGATCTCGAACGGACGTTCGTCCAGTACCTCGAGCCCCAGATTGTGAAAGTAGGGCAGGATCTGGCTGAGGCTTTTGGGCTCCAGCATGTAAAGCTTGACGCGGGCGTCCTCTTCGAGCGTCGCTCCGGCCCCTTCGGGGAGGTAGACGTGGACGCCAGGCTGTTCCTTGACGTCTTCCCCGGCGTGCTCCGGTGCAGCGCCGTACTTCTCGAAGCGTGCGATGTCGGTGAGGGCATCCTCCACTTCGTAGTCGACGCGGTAGCTTGCAGGGAAGGCTTCCGCCCACACGCCGGCGAGGCCTTTGGCGCCGTCGTCGGTGAGGCCCCCGGCCGCATCGGCCTGGGTGCGCAGGACCTCGGCGATGCCTTCGCTCCACGAGCGGGCAGCACGGACCAGCCGCTTTTCGAGGTCGTCGCTGCTGACGTTGCTGACATCGGCGTTCTTGGGAAGCCTGATCCGGAAGAAAAGACGCGCCAGCGCTGATTCCGTCATCCGCGCCTCGTAGTCGATGGACACGGCGTCGAAGGTTTGGCGCAGTTCCTGCTCGATGCGGAGGCGGACGTTCGTGGTGTAGCGGTCCCGCGGGAGATAGACGAGCGCGGACATAAAACGCCCGTAAATGTCCGGCCGAAGGAACAGCCTGGTCCGGCGCCGCTCCTGCAGACGCTGGATGCCCGTGGCAATGGCCGCCAGGTCGGGAACTTCAATTTGAAACAGCTCGTCGCGGGGGTAGGTCTCGAGGATGCCCAGGAGGTCTTTGCCGGAGTGCGAATCCGGCGGGAACCCGGCGTCGTTCAGTACCGCGGCGACCTTCTCACGCACTACCGGGATGTCGCGCACGGAGCCGGAGTAGGCCGTGGTGGCGAAGAGTCCGATGAAGCGGCGTTCGCCGTTGACGTTACCGGCCGCGTCGAAACTCTTTACCCCGATGTAATCCAGGTACGCGGAACGGTGCACGGTGGAGCGGGAGTTGGCCTTGGTGATGACCAGTGCACGCTTCTCCCGGGCTTTTTTACGGCCCGTCTCGGTGAGGTGCTGGATCTGGTGCGGTGTGTCGGCGCTGCCGCGCAGCAGCCCCAGGCCGCTGTCTTCGCGGGGTTCCAGCACGTCCTCGCCGGATTCGGTCTTGAGTTCGTATTCGCGGTAGCCGAGGAACGTGAAGTTTCCATCGTCCAGCCAGCGCAGCAGCTCCTGGGCCTGGCGGAGCTCGGCGATCTGTGCGGCATCGGCCACGTTGTCCAGGCCCTTGGCAATTTGAAGTGCCCGGTTGCGCATCTTCGGCCAGTCCTCGACGGCGGCCCGCACGTCAGCGAGCACACGGCCGATACCTTCGATCAGCGCCGCACGCTTCGCCTCGTCCACGAGATCAATTTCGACGGCAATCCAGGATTCCATATGCGAAGCGTTGTCACCCTGGGCGATCAGGTGCGAGAGGTTGGGCATCGCCGCGGTGTCACCGCTGGAGATCCCCAGGTGGGAGGGCACACGGGAAACCTTGACGAGCTCCCCGCTCTGGCGGTTGCGGGTCACGACGAACAGCGGGTGCATCACCAGATGGATGGGGGCATTCTGCCGGACCAGTTCCGCGTTGACAGAGTCGACGAGGAAGGGCATGTCATCGGTGACAATGTAGACGACACTGCGATCGGTTTCATCGGAGATCGTGATGCTGGCCCGTCCCGGGAACCGGTTCGCCGCAGCGTCCTTGTGCAGGGACGCCCGGGACGCCAGGAGCTCCTGTGGATACCCCCGGGCGTCTTCTCCGGCGAGGTGCTCGTAGTAGTCCCTCAGGTAGCCGGCTTCGGCACCGATCGAAAGGGTTTGATCCTCCACGCTGGACCCAGACGACATCGACAAACGCCTCCATAAAAAGTTCACGGCCGCTTCGTTGCGGCTCTTTTAGCGAGCCTAACGCTTTAGACGGCGTCTCGCTGTGGAAGAAAATACAGAGGAATGACTTTTTCCTTGGACGGGTGCACAAACCAAGGATGCGATGGCCCTCCGGAGCGGAGAGTCGGGGGCGGACTCAAGCAACAGCGACCCGGCGAGCAGCGCCGCATCACAGGCGGCGGGATCCGCGGGAAGGAATGCCGCCAGCGGCACCGTGGGCCCGTACCGCTCCCAGGCATCACGCAATTGCCGTTCCGGGAATCGTCCCACCGCGGACGGACGGACCTTGTTCAGCACCACGTGCGGGGATGCGTGCGGGACAGCGGCTTGAAGTTCCGCGAGGCCCCGAACGAGCCTCGGCACCCCGATGGAGTCAGCCAGCCCTACAGCAAACACCGTGTCCGCCACCTCGAGGCTCCGCAACGTCGCAGCATTTCGCCGCGGAGCCATGGTGTCGAAGCTCAGTTCTTCGTCGGACTCGAGGCAAAACCCGGTGTCGATGACGATGACCTCCACCACCTGCGTGGCCCTGGCCAGCACCAGGGAAAGGGCTGCGGCGCGGAGTTCGGTCCAGCGGTCGGCCCGGGTAATTCCGGTCAATACGCGGAAGGTGCCCGTCTTTGTCACCACCGGGGTCGCGATCCTGAGCAGCGCCTCAGGATCGAGCAGGCCCTGATCGGCAAGCCTGCAAGCCTGCGCGAGTCCTGCCGCTTCGTCCAAGAGCCCCAGCATGGCAGCGACGCTGGCGCCGTAGCTGTCTGCGTCGACCAACAGCACGGACTTGCCGTCCGCGGCGAGTTCGCCTGCCATGTTGGCGGCAAGCAGGGTCCGTCCCGGCGAGCCGGCGGGTCCCCACACGGCAATGATCTGCCCCGTGCCTGGGCTTTCAACACCCCCCGTGGCAGGGCTGCCCGCGCCGGCGGGGTCCCTGCCCGGTTCAGCAAGACCGGCATTGGCCGCCGGCCGCAGCCTTTGTTCGGTGCCAGCGAGTTGTGCGACGGACGCCATGATGCGTCCGGCGAGGGTAGGGGCATCGACGCTGGTGAGTTCGGCGGCGACGCCGATGCCCCGCAGCCGGGTTTTCTCCTCCGGACTGTCGGTCAGGGCAACGATGGCGACGCCAACGGCGGACAGCCGGTCCACCAGAGACGCCGTCAACTCCTCACTGCCTTCGGCCACGACCGCCGCACGGGCCATTCCTCCCTGGCAGGCCGCCAGCAGCTCCGCAAGTTCCTGGCACCGCCGGACCACTGAGACCGGCCCGTGGAGGCGCTCCAGCCCGCCCACCAGGTCCTCTCTCGAGCCGCCGACGGTGACTACCGGGATACTCATCGGGATGAACCGCCAGGATTCCAGACCACCGAGATCTTGGCCTTGTTGGCCTGGGCACCCAGCAGGTTCGGCATCTGCTCGTTGGTCACCAGCACCATCACGACAGTGGACCGCGCGGACCCCAAAGCGGTGCTGCCCGGCGTGATTTGGGCGATTTCGGCTCCCGGCAACAGCAGGGCCGGCTGATTGAATCCGTTGCGGGTATCCGGCAGCGCCACCCACACATCCACCCGCGAGCCGGCAACGGCCTGTGCTGGCAATGCCTCATCGACAGTCACGGCGACCGGTTTCCGGTCCAGGCCGTCCGGGTGACCGAAACTCGCACGCGGCGCCAGCTGGTCCTTGCCGATTCTCTGGACAGCAATAAGCCCGTCGGGAAGACCGGAGGCTGGGGTGAGATAGTGCTGCTCTACGTCACCAAGGCGGACCTTGACGCGGTTCAGCTTGTCCTCGGTCAGCTTCTCACCGACGGCAATCGCTTCCCGGGCGGTGTATGCCTCGACGGTTTGGTCGGCGGCCCCGACCAGAGAAACGACGCCCGCGACCGAGGCCAGGACGAGCAGGATGCCCACCAGGAGCCGGGGGTCTTTCCAGGATGGCCTCTTCAGCCGTGCTCCGGCAGCTACCGTGCCCACACTCATGCGCCCGCTCCCCCTGTAGTCGCCGCCCCGCAATGGCGTGGCCCCTACATTGTTACCTCTTCGTGCCCGGACGGGAAGATGCTGGAACGAAGTGGGCCGGACTGTGGATAAGAGCCTCAAATGGTGCCATTGATGGCAAAATGAACATATGCCACGATTCCTGACCCTCGCCGACGTCGCGGAGCAGCTCCAGATTAACGCTCCTGCTGCTTACGCACTTGTGCGCAGTGGTGAACTCAAGGCCATCCAGGTGGGCGGACGCGGCCAGTGGCGTGTTGAGGAAAAGATGCTCGAGCAGTACATCGAGGAGCGCTACGCCGAAGCCACCCGGATGATCCAGGAAGCCAAGGCCAAAGTCCGCTGAGCCGGACTCGCCGCGACACCGGGTCAGGACGGCCACGGCCGGCATCCTCGGTGTCTTGCGTCTCGCGTCTTGCGTCTTGCGCCGGAACCCGGACCTAGTACCGCCGGCCGTCGGACCCGGGCCTCCGGGCCGACCGGAGCCCGGCTAACGCGCCAAAGGGTATCGTCGCCATTTGCCGGACGTTGGCGCGCCGGCGGTCCTCGCCGCCGCCGGTGACCGCCAGGTCCAGATGGTCGCGTCCCACCCGGTCAATCACCCCATGGAGGGTTGTTTCTCCTGCCGGACCGCCTGCCAGCAGGACGGCCAGGGCAGCCCGGTCCCGCGCCAGCCCGCGCAGCGCACTGGCCAGGCCCAGCCTCTGGCGCACCTTGGACAATTCTGGTACGGCCAGCCTCGAAAGACCGAGGTATCGAACCACCGCGGCGTAGGGAACGAGCACCTGGTGCTGTGGTTCATCCAGCACGAGGGCTTGGCTTCCTGCGTGGCTTAGAGTCCCCTCGAGCGCCGATCCGGACGCCAACTGAACCACGATCAGCTGCCCCACCGAGCCCCGGAGCCGATCCGTGAGCTCCACCGCTGCCGCCTCGGTCCGTGTCCGCTCGGTGATTTCCGCGTCGAGATCAAGCCGCTCACTGGCGGCCAGTTGTGTCTCCAGATCGGCAAAAAGGGCATCCCAGCGCATGGCGTCAGCGTAGGCGTGCCGATACCGGGGGTCAACCGCACAACCCGAAAATCGACTCTGGACAAACGGGGCTCAAATGATTCAAACTAAGTCAAACAGTATCAAAGCGCATCAAATGCACGTACTCAATCGCTATCCAGGTAAAGGCGGAGTTCCATGCGGGCAGCAGCAAACAGTTCCCTCCCGGACCGGCGTCGCGGGCTTGGCGCTGATGCCGCTGCGGCCGCCGCCATTTTGCTGCTGGGACTTGTTCTTGCGGGAACAGGAGGCAGCATCCTTCTGCGCTGGCGGTCTTCCTCGTCTCGTCATCAATCGCTCGGATTCGAAGACCAGCTAGGGATCGCTGCAAACACGGCCGGCCTGATAGTCATCGTCTGGTGGGCCCTCTCCCTGTTCATCGCTGTCGTGGCCGCCTGCCTGGAACGCCGGGGGAACCTCCGCGCAGCATCTGCGACCGGAAGGTTCGCCCCGGCTTTCATGCGCAGGCTGGCCTTGGCCACTCTGGGACTGCACCTGCTCACCGCCCCGCTGGCCGTGGCTTCGACTGCAGCCCCGGTACCGGATGCCGCCGTCATCCCCAAAGCGTCTGTGGCGTGGACTCCGACGGCCCTCCCGGCTGGGACTGGCACTGCGGCGGACACGTCCGCACCGGTTCCCGGGCCCACGCCCCGCCCCGGACAACCGGCGGCCAACCCTGCCGTCGCCGGTCCGCAGTGGCAGCCGCTCAGTCCGGTTGTCGACCCCGGGCCGCTGGCCGCGCAGCCCCCGCGTCACCAACAGCCTTCCAGCCCGGCAAGCGAAGTGACGGTACGCCCCGGAGATTCACTCTGGAGCTTGTCGGCGGCCCGCCTCGGACCCTTCGCCTCGGACGTGGACATCGCCGTGGACTGGCCGCGGCTTTACCAAGCCAACAAGGACATCATCGGCGGGAACCCCAACCTCCTGAGGCCCGGCCAGGTATTGAGACTTCCGGCCAGCGAGTGATGACCGGATGAAGATACCAGCCGGGGCCCGGCAACCGCACGACTCCAAACTCCCCCAGTAAAGGAAGCATCATGACCGCCTTGACCAGACACCATGCCGCTGCGGAAGCCGCAACGTCGATAACTCCGCCACTGCGCCTGGTGCCCGGCGGCGGCGCGCCGGAGGCGCGTCCGTCCGGTCCCCGCGTTCCGGCAGTTCCGCAGTTGCGCCTGGCTGATGAGGAACAGGAGGTATGCGCAATCTCGCGCAGCACCGTCCAGGCTGCCATAGAAGTACTGGCCGGCACCCGGCCGGCGCAGCAGCTGGCCCGTCGGCTCGATGAACGCTGCCTCGCTGCCCTGCAACACCGGGCCGCTTTGACCCGGCGCGTGCCGTGCGGGGCGAGTCCGACTGCAGGCCGGCTGCACCGCAATCCTTCCGTTCGGTCGGTCCGGGCGTGCCGCATTTCCGCTGACATCTATGAAGCAAGCGCCGTCGTGGTCGAGGAACTGCGGGTACGGGCGGTCGCCCTTCGGCTGGAGCGGTGCCGGCTGACCTGGCGGATCACCGTTCTGGAGATTGGCTGAGGCCCGCCTGGCCCGGCCGCTGTAACGGTCTGGGGCTTGGCTGTTCGAAGCAACGGAAGGAGGAGCGCACAGCCAGAAAGAGGACCGGAACATGCTCCGGTCCTCTTTTCTGGCTGCTTTCCTACTGCACGCCCCGTCCGGGCCGCGGTGTACTGCCCGCGGCCGGTTAGCGTTTCTTCTTTTTCCCCGGCCGGCGCGGCGCGTCCTGTCCGGCCTTGGCGGGGTTGCCGGAGCGGCCCGGGACTTTGGCCTCCACCCGGGTTTGGGCCGTACCGTCTTCTCCGGGTGCGGTGTATTGCAGCTGGGCCGGCTTTTCGGGCGCCTCCAACCCCGCGGCATGGATCTGCGGTTCCTGGTGTTCGGTGTGCTGGCCCGCGGCGTCCGCAACGACGACGTCTGCGGCGGGCGTCACCTCGACCTCAAGGTTGAAGAGGAACCCGACGCTTTCCTCGCGGATGGCCTCCATCATTGCCTGGAACATGATGAAGCCCTCGCGCTGGTATTCCACCAGAGGGTCGCGCTGGGCCATGGCGCGCAGCCCGATGCCTTCCTTCAGGTAGTCCATCTCGTAGAGGTGTTCCTGCCATTTGCGGCCGATCACCGACAGAACGACGCGCCGCTCGAGTTCGCGCATGCTCTCGTGCCCGATGGTTTCTTCACGGGATTGGTAGACGAGGCGGGCATCGGAAAGGATCTCTTCCTTGAGGAATTCGACCGTGATTCGGGACTTTCCGCCGGCTTCGTCGATGACGTCGCGTGGCGTGACACTCAGAGGGTAGAGGGTCTTGAGGTTCGACCACAATAAGTTGAAGTCCCAGTCGTCACCATTGCCCTCAGCGGTGGCCTGCTCGATGAAGGCGGTGATGGTGTCCTCCAGGAAGAACTGGACCTTTTCGTGCAAGTCGTCGCCCTCAAGAATGCGGCGGCGGTCACCGTAGATGGCTTCGCGCTGGCGGTTCAGGACGTCGTCGTACTTCAGGACGTTCTTGCGCTGTTCGGCGTTGCGGCCCTCTACCTGGCCTTGCGCGGAGGCGATGGCACGGGAGACGAGCTTGGATTCGAGGGCGACGTCGTCCGGCACGGAACTGTTCATGAGCCGTTCCGCCGCCCCGGAGTTGAACAGGCGCATCAGGTCATCCGTCAGCGACAGGTAGAACCGGGACTCGCCGGGGTCGCCCTGACGGCCGGAGCGGCCGCGGAGCTGGTTGTCGATTCGCCGTGATTCGTGGCGCTCGGTGCCCAGCACGTACAGGCCGCCGTAGGTCAGGACTTCCTCGTGCTCGTCTTTGACGGACTGCTTGGCGGCCTCGAAGGCAGCCGGCCAGGCTGCCTCATATTCTTCGGAGTTCTCTTCCGGATCCAGTCCGCGCGAAGCCAACTCGGCGACGGCGGTGAACTCGGCGTTGCCGCCGAGCATGATGTCGGTACCGCGGCCGGCCATGTTGGTCGCCACGGTGACGGCACCCTTGCGCCCGGCCTGGGCCACAATCGCTGCCTCACGGGCGTGGTTTTTAGCGTTGAGGACCTCGTGCCGGATGCCCTCCTTGGCCAGCAGCCGGGAGAGATACTCGCTCTTCTCGACGCTCGTAGTGCCGACCAGGACCGGCTGGCCCTCTTCATGCCGCTCGGCGATGTCCTTGACGACGGCGTCGAATTTGACGGCCTCGTTCTTATAGACAAGGTCGGCCTGGTCAATTCTCGTCATGTCCCGGTTGGTCGGGATCGCGACGACACCCAGTTTGTAGGTGCTCATAAATTCTGCGGCTTCGGTTTCGGCAGTACCGGTCATGCCTGCGAGCTTGTCGTACATGCGGAAGTAGTTCTGCAAGGTGACCGTGGCGAGGGTCTGGTTTTCAGCCTTGATCTCGACGCCCTCTTTGGCTTCGATCGCCTGGTGCATGCCCTCGTTATAGCGCCGGCCGGCCAGGATACGGCCGGTGTGCTCGTCAACGATCAGGACTTCACCGTCGAGGATGACGTAATCCTTGTCCCGCTTGAACAGTTCCTTGGCCTTGATGGCGTTGTTCAGGAAACCGATCAGCGGGGTGTTGGCGGACTCGTACAGGTTGTGGATGCCGAGGTAATCCTCGACCTTCTCGATGCCGGCTTCAAGCACACCAACGGTGCGCTTCTTTTCGTCGACTTCGTAGTCCTCCTCGGACTTGAGCCGGGTGACCACCTTGGCGAACTCGCTGTACCAGCGGTTGGTGTCGCCCTGGGCTGGTCCGGAGATGATCAGAGGGGTCCGGGCTTCATCGATGAGAATGGAGTCCACTTCATCGACAATGGCGAAATGGTGGCCGCGCTGGACGAGCTCGGATCTGTCCCACGCCATGTTGTCGCGGAGGTAGTCGAAGCCGAATTCGTTGTTGGTGCCGTAGGTGATGTCCGCGGTGTACTGTTCGCGGCGCACGGAGGGGTCCTGGTTTGACAGGATGCAGCCGCT is drawn from Micrococcaceae bacterium Sec5.8 and contains these coding sequences:
- a CDS encoding P-loop NTPase, translated to MSIPVVTVGGSREDLVGGLERLHGPVSVVRRCQELAELLAACQGGMARAAVVAEGSEELTASLVDRLSAVGVAIVALTDSPEEKTRLRGIGVAAELTSVDAPTLAGRIMASVAQLAGTEQRLRPAANAGLAEPGRDPAGAGSPATGGVESPGTGQIIAVWGPAGSPGRTLLAANMAGELAADGKSVLLVDADSYGASVAAMLGLLDEAAGLAQACRLADQGLLDPEALLRIATPVVTKTGTFRVLTGITRADRWTELRAAALSLVLARATQVVEVIVIDTGFCLESDEELSFDTMAPRRNAATLRSLEVADTVFAVGLADSIGVPRLVRGLAELQAAVPHASPHVVLNKVRPSAVGRFPERQLRDAWERYGPTVPLAAFLPADPAACDAALLAGSLLLESAPDSPLRRAIASLVCAPVQGKSHSSVFSSTARRRLKR
- a CDS encoding NAD-glutamate dehydrogenase, whose product is MSSGSSVEDQTLSIGAEAGYLRDYYEHLAGEDARGYPQELLASRASLHKDAAANRFPGRASITISDETDRSVVYIVTDDMPFLVDSVNAELVRQNAPIHLVMHPLFVVTRNRQSGELVKVSRVPSHLGISSGDTAAMPNLSHLIAQGDNASHMESWIAVEIDLVDEAKRAALIEGIGRVLADVRAAVEDWPKMRNRALQIAKGLDNVADAAQIAELRQAQELLRWLDDGNFTFLGYREYELKTESGEDVLEPREDSGLGLLRGSADTPHQIQHLTETGRKKAREKRALVITKANSRSTVHRSAYLDYIGVKSFDAAGNVNGERRFIGLFATTAYSGSVRDIPVVREKVAAVLNDAGFPPDSHSGKDLLGILETYPRDELFQIEVPDLAAIATGIQRLQERRRTRLFLRPDIYGRFMSALVYLPRDRYTTNVRLRIEQELRQTFDAVSIDYEARMTESALARLFFRIRLPKNADVSNVSSDDLEKRLVRAARSWSEGIAEVLRTQADAAGGLTDDGAKGLAGVWAEAFPASYRVDYEVEDALTDIARFEKYGAAPEHAGEDVKEQPGVHVYLPEGAGATLEEDARVKLYMLEPKSLSQILPYFHNLGLEVLDERPFEIETADHRDFFLYDLGLKYPAGVDPLETGQLLADSFSAAVSGAVESDSFDRLVLREGMHWRQVVVLRAYAKYMRQMGNTNSYGFLADTLLANPAVNRGLNDLFEVRFDPALSSDARQAKQEEVLTALDAAIEQVATLDADRVLRTFKNLIQATLRTNHYQNKAHLSLKLDPSVIEGLPFPTPMFEIWVYSPRVEGVHLRFGKVARGGLRWSDRREDFRTEILGLVKAQTVKNAVIVPTGAKGGFYAKQLPDPASDRSAWMAEGIESYKTFIRGLLDVTDNLVTMPEGERLVPPADVVRHDDDDSYLVVAADKGTASFSDIANGLAKEYGFWLGDAFASGGSVGYDHKAMGITARGAWESVKRHFSELDLDTQSEPFTVVGVGDMSGDVFGNGMLLSKHIRLLAAFDHRHIFLDPTPDEAVSFDERQRLFELPRSSWDDYNKSLISQGGGVFARQAKSIPVSEQVRYALGLPEGTTKLSPPELLRAILLAPADLLYNGGIGTYVKAGTETHSEVGDKANDSIRVDGCDLRVKVVGEGGNLGMTQRGRIEAALQGVILNTDAIDNSAGVDCSDHEVNIKIFVDRMVAAGKLDPAERSEFLASMTDEVGRLVLEDNIDQNILLLNDRMRVSEWSPSYERLMDWLEKSADLKRDLEALPTTETLRERLEQGQGLTSPELSVLAAYAKIELASALRDSDLAEDPWFRATLRAYFPQQLRDRFDADLDTHPLRREIIATVVANDMINMGGITFAFRAMEETSATEAAVAKAFVALREVYELDIMVGELNELPASFPTEHWSTIHLDIRRLLDRAVRWILSQSNASRPIAETVAEFKPLMDPMRSRLLDYLRGQDRDRVAEWLEKARSWDVPEDLAHRWAELFESFVLLDVAKIVHASPEPVENIAHVYYAVFNRFHADSLLERITKLPREDRWQALARAALRDDLYSTVSDMTKAVLESSPQEMPAEERLLAWESQNVEQLDRARSMFDEVNALEADDMASLSVALRLLRSIVRR